A genomic segment from Xiphophorus maculatus strain JP 163 A chromosome 6, X_maculatus-5.0-male, whole genome shotgun sequence encodes:
- the aqp1 gene encoding aquaporin-1, whose translation MREFKSKEFWRAVLAELVGMTLFIFLSISTAIGNKNNTAPDQEVKVSLAFGLAIATLAQSLGHISGAHLNPAVTLGMLASCQISVFKAVMYIVAQMLGSALASGIVYGTRPNETAALGLNSLNGVTPSQGVGIELLATFQLVLCVIAVTDKRRRDVTGSAPLAIGLSVCLGHLAAISYTGCGINPARSFGPALILNDFTDHWVYWVGPMCGGVAAALIYDFLLSPKFDDFPDRMKVLVSGPVGDYDVTGGNDTTTVEMTSK comes from the exons ATGCGAGAGTTCAAGAGTAAGGAGTTCTGGAGGGCCGTTTTGGCTGAACTGGTTGGCATGACCCTCTTCATTTTCCTCAGCATCTCCACAGCTATCGGGAACAAGAACAACACTGCCCCAGACCAGGAGGTGAAGGTGTCACTGGCATTTGGACTTGCGATTGCAACTCTAGCCCAGAGTTTAGGCCACATCAGCGGAGCCCACCTGAACCCTGCAGTGACCCTCGGGATGCTTGCAAGCTGCCAGATCAGTGTATTTAAGGCAGTTATGTACATTGTGGCGCAAATGCTTGGCTCAGCTCTGGCCAGTGGCATTGTGTATGGAACACGTCCAAATGAAACGGCTGCACTGGGGCTGAACTCT CTTAATGGTGTTACCCCCAGCCAAGGCGTAGGCATAGAACTCCTGGCGACGTTCCAGCTCGTGCTGTGTGTCATTGCAGTCACTGATAAAAGGCGGCGTGATGTCACCGGCTCGGCACCCCTGGCCATTGGCCTCTCGGTCTGCCTGGGACACTTGGCAGCT ATCAGCTACACAGGCTGTGGCATCAACCCAGCCCGTTCCTTTGGTCCAGCTTTGATCCTGAATGATTTCACAGACCACTGG GTGTACTGGGTGGGTCCGATGTGTGGTGGCGTGGCTGCGGCTCTCATTTACGATTTCTTGCTGTCGCCCAAATTTGACGACTTCCCAGACCGCATGAAGGTGCTGGTGAGTGGACCAGTCGGGGACTATGATGTCACCGGAGGCAACGATACGACCACCGTGGAGATGACATCTAAATAG
- the thoc1 gene encoding THO complex subunit 1 isoform X2, with amino-acid sequence MSPPAFNFVDVKEKFTAAARQALSGKTCKHLITVFNQISGNEAEKKTTLDQALRGVLGDQIIEQKTSCDDYLSLIYLSIDAVTEGICSATIPFVLLGDVLDCLPLDLCDKIFSFVEKNVSTWKSSSFYTAGKNYLLRMCNDLLRRLSKSQNTVFCGRIQLFLARLFPLSEKSGLNLQSQFNLDNITVFNKNEQESTLGQKTDEKEDTMEVEEGEMGEDDAPAPCSIPIDYNLYRKFWTLQDYFRNPLQCYDKFSWMTFLKFSDETLAVFKSFKLDDMQASKRKMEDLRASAGEHVYFAKFLTSEKLMDLQLSDSNFRRHILLQYLILFQYLKGQVKFKSSSCVLNDDQSAWIEETTKLVYQLLSETPPEGEKFATMVEHILSTEENWNSWKNEGCPSFVKERTSDDKPKRPTRKRQAPEDFLGKGPERKIFMGNDELTRLWNLNQDNMEACKSESREFMPSLDEFFAEAIEQADPVNMVEEEYKVVRNPNYGWRALRLLSRRSPHFFQPTNQKFKSLADYLDSMVSKLAKELPKDIPSEEIKTGEEDDDDNGDNLLKDSNDSPSIQSKTVTNHQMDDIAAKLGSQWKTLASHLEMKAAEMREIETDSEDVDVQAKLLLVAWQEREGSQATVENLATALSSAGFSQLAERLSEA; translated from the exons ATGTCGCCCCCCGCATTCAATTTTGTCGATGTAAAGGAGAAATTTACG GCTGCTGCCAGACAGGCACTCTCGGGTAAAACCTGCAAACATCTAATCACTGTGTTTAACCAGATCTCCGGAAA TGAGGCAGAAAAGAAGACCACACTTGACCAGGCCCTCCGGGGTGTTCTCGGTGATCAAATT ATTGAGCAGAAGACGAGCTGTGACGACTATCTGTCTCTCATCTACCTGAGTATTGATGCGGTTACTGAGG GAATCTGCTCTGCCACAATCCCATTCGTCCTGCTGGGAGATGTATTGGACTGCCTTCCCCTGGACCTGTGTGACAAAATATTCTCCTTTGTTGAGAAAAATGTCTCCACCTGGAAATcg AGCTCATTCTACACCGCAGGAAAGAACTATCTGCTGAGAATGTGCAACG ATCTTCTAAGGAGGCTGTCCAAATCCCAGAATACTGTATTCTGTGGGCGAATCCAGCTTTTCCTGGCACGACTCTTCCCTCTATCTGAGAAatctg GTCTGAATCTACAGAGTCAATTTAATCTGGACAACATAACAGTGTTCAACAAGAATGAGCAGGAGAGCACTCTTGGCCAGAAG ACAGATGAAAAGGAAGACACCATGGAGGTGGAGGAAGGTGAAATGGGGGAGGATGACGCACCTGCGCCCTG TTCTATCCCAATTGATTACAACCTATACAGAAAGTTCTGGACGTTGCAGGACTACTTCAGAAATCCGCTGCAGTGCTACGACAAATTCTCATGGATGACATTCCTTAAG TTTTCAGACGAGACCCTCGCAGTATTCAAGAGCTTCAAGCTGGATGACATGCAGGCCTCTAAAAGAAAGATGGAGGACCTCAGAGCCTCTGCTGGCgaacatgtttattttgccaAATTCCTCACAAGTGAGAAG CTGATGGACTTGCAGCTCAGCGACAGCAACTTCAGAAGGCATATACTGCTGCAATACCTGATCCTCTTCCAGTACCTGAAGGGACAGGTTAAATTCAAAAG ctccagctgtgTTCTGAATGACGACCAGAGTGCCTGGATTGAGGAGACGACAAAGCTAGTTTATCAG ctgctgagcGAAACGCCTCCTGAAGGAGAAAAATTCGCCACCATGGTTGAG CACATTCTCAGCACGGAGGAAAACTGGAACTCCTGGAAGAACGAGGGCTGTCCGAGCTTTGTGAAAGAAAG AACATCTGATGACAAACCTAAAAGGCCCACCAGGAAAAGACAAGCTCCAGAGGACTTCCTTGGAAAAGGGCCAGAGCGCAAGATTTTCATGGGCAA TGATGAATTGACTCGACTGTGGAACTTGAACCAGGACAACATGGAGGCCTGCAAGTCTGAAAGCAG AGAGTTTATGCCATCACTGGACGAGTTCTTTGCAGAAGCCATTGAGCAGGCCGATCCAGTCAACATGGTGGAGGAGGAATATAA GGTTGTGCGTAACCCAAACTACGGATGGCGGGCTTTGAGGCTCCTGTCCAGGAGGAGTCCACACTTCTTTCAGCCAACAAACCAGAAGTTCAAAAGCCTGGCAGACTACCTAGACAGCATGGTCAGCAAACTGGCCAAAGAGCTGCCG AAGGATATCCCTTCAGAAGAAATCAAGACAGGAGAGGAGGATGATGACGATAATGGAGACAATCTTCTTAAAGACAGCAATGACA GTCCGAGCATCCAGAGTAAAACTGTAACAAACCATCAGATGGACGACATTGCAGCCAAACTGGGGTCCCAGTGGAAGACGCTAGCGTCTCATCTGGAGATGAAGGCAGCAGAGATGCGGGAGATCGAGACGGACAGCGAAGATGTAGATGTACAggccaagctgctgctggtggccTGGCAGGAGCGAGAGGGATCCCAAGCAACAGTGGAGAACCTGGCAACGGCTCTCAGCTCGGCAGGGTTCTCCCAGCTTGCAGAACGCCTCAGTGAGGCTTGA
- the thoc1 gene encoding THO complex subunit 1 isoform X1 produces the protein MSPPAFNFVDVKEKFTAAARQALSGKTCKHLITVFNQISGNEAEKKTTLDQALRGVLGDQIIEQKTSCDDYLSLIYLSIDAVTEGICSATIPFVLLGDVLDCLPLDLCDKIFSFVEKNVSTWKSSSFYTAGKNYLLRMCNDLLRRLSKSQNTVFCGRIQLFLARLFPLSEKSGLNLQSQFNLDNITVFNKNEQESTLGQKQTDEKEDTMEVEEGEMGEDDAPAPCSIPIDYNLYRKFWTLQDYFRNPLQCYDKFSWMTFLKFSDETLAVFKSFKLDDMQASKRKMEDLRASAGEHVYFAKFLTSEKLMDLQLSDSNFRRHILLQYLILFQYLKGQVKFKSSSCVLNDDQSAWIEETTKLVYQLLSETPPEGEKFATMVEHILSTEENWNSWKNEGCPSFVKERTSDDKPKRPTRKRQAPEDFLGKGPERKIFMGNDELTRLWNLNQDNMEACKSESREFMPSLDEFFAEAIEQADPVNMVEEEYKVVRNPNYGWRALRLLSRRSPHFFQPTNQKFKSLADYLDSMVSKLAKELPKDIPSEEIKTGEEDDDDNGDNLLKDSNDSPSIQSKTVTNHQMDDIAAKLGSQWKTLASHLEMKAAEMREIETDSEDVDVQAKLLLVAWQEREGSQATVENLATALSSAGFSQLAERLSEA, from the exons ATGTCGCCCCCCGCATTCAATTTTGTCGATGTAAAGGAGAAATTTACG GCTGCTGCCAGACAGGCACTCTCGGGTAAAACCTGCAAACATCTAATCACTGTGTTTAACCAGATCTCCGGAAA TGAGGCAGAAAAGAAGACCACACTTGACCAGGCCCTCCGGGGTGTTCTCGGTGATCAAATT ATTGAGCAGAAGACGAGCTGTGACGACTATCTGTCTCTCATCTACCTGAGTATTGATGCGGTTACTGAGG GAATCTGCTCTGCCACAATCCCATTCGTCCTGCTGGGAGATGTATTGGACTGCCTTCCCCTGGACCTGTGTGACAAAATATTCTCCTTTGTTGAGAAAAATGTCTCCACCTGGAAATcg AGCTCATTCTACACCGCAGGAAAGAACTATCTGCTGAGAATGTGCAACG ATCTTCTAAGGAGGCTGTCCAAATCCCAGAATACTGTATTCTGTGGGCGAATCCAGCTTTTCCTGGCACGACTCTTCCCTCTATCTGAGAAatctg GTCTGAATCTACAGAGTCAATTTAATCTGGACAACATAACAGTGTTCAACAAGAATGAGCAGGAGAGCACTCTTGGCCAGAAG CAGACAGATGAAAAGGAAGACACCATGGAGGTGGAGGAAGGTGAAATGGGGGAGGATGACGCACCTGCGCCCTG TTCTATCCCAATTGATTACAACCTATACAGAAAGTTCTGGACGTTGCAGGACTACTTCAGAAATCCGCTGCAGTGCTACGACAAATTCTCATGGATGACATTCCTTAAG TTTTCAGACGAGACCCTCGCAGTATTCAAGAGCTTCAAGCTGGATGACATGCAGGCCTCTAAAAGAAAGATGGAGGACCTCAGAGCCTCTGCTGGCgaacatgtttattttgccaAATTCCTCACAAGTGAGAAG CTGATGGACTTGCAGCTCAGCGACAGCAACTTCAGAAGGCATATACTGCTGCAATACCTGATCCTCTTCCAGTACCTGAAGGGACAGGTTAAATTCAAAAG ctccagctgtgTTCTGAATGACGACCAGAGTGCCTGGATTGAGGAGACGACAAAGCTAGTTTATCAG ctgctgagcGAAACGCCTCCTGAAGGAGAAAAATTCGCCACCATGGTTGAG CACATTCTCAGCACGGAGGAAAACTGGAACTCCTGGAAGAACGAGGGCTGTCCGAGCTTTGTGAAAGAAAG AACATCTGATGACAAACCTAAAAGGCCCACCAGGAAAAGACAAGCTCCAGAGGACTTCCTTGGAAAAGGGCCAGAGCGCAAGATTTTCATGGGCAA TGATGAATTGACTCGACTGTGGAACTTGAACCAGGACAACATGGAGGCCTGCAAGTCTGAAAGCAG AGAGTTTATGCCATCACTGGACGAGTTCTTTGCAGAAGCCATTGAGCAGGCCGATCCAGTCAACATGGTGGAGGAGGAATATAA GGTTGTGCGTAACCCAAACTACGGATGGCGGGCTTTGAGGCTCCTGTCCAGGAGGAGTCCACACTTCTTTCAGCCAACAAACCAGAAGTTCAAAAGCCTGGCAGACTACCTAGACAGCATGGTCAGCAAACTGGCCAAAGAGCTGCCG AAGGATATCCCTTCAGAAGAAATCAAGACAGGAGAGGAGGATGATGACGATAATGGAGACAATCTTCTTAAAGACAGCAATGACA GTCCGAGCATCCAGAGTAAAACTGTAACAAACCATCAGATGGACGACATTGCAGCCAAACTGGGGTCCCAGTGGAAGACGCTAGCGTCTCATCTGGAGATGAAGGCAGCAGAGATGCGGGAGATCGAGACGGACAGCGAAGATGTAGATGTACAggccaagctgctgctggtggccTGGCAGGAGCGAGAGGGATCCCAAGCAACAGTGGAGAACCTGGCAACGGCTCTCAGCTCGGCAGGGTTCTCCCAGCTTGCAGAACGCCTCAGTGAGGCTTGA
- the usp14 gene encoding ubiquitin carboxyl-terminal hydrolase 14, with protein MPVFTVNVKWGKEKFDAVELNTEEPPMVFKAQLFALTGVQPDRQKVMVKGGTLKDDEWGNIKLKNGMTLLMMGSAEALPEEPAVRPMFVEDMTEEQLASAMELPCGLTNLGNTCYMNATVQCLRSVPELKTALRRYSGALRSSGANAPAQYITAALRDLYETMDKTSSSLPPIILLQFLHMAFPQFAEKGDQGQYLQQDANECWLQMMRVLQQKLEPLEPVTPMETESAGGAASASAKKNFIDQYFGVEFETSMKCTESEEEEPIKGKESQLQLSCFINQEVKYLATGLRLRLQEEITKMSPTLDRNALYIKSSKLSRLPAYLTVQMVRFFYKEKESVNAKVLKDVKFPLMLDVYELLTPELQEKMLPIRSKFKEMEDKKLEKQQQKVLKKPEASKEVKYEPFSFPDDLGSNNSGYYDLQAVLTHQGRSSSSGHYVGWVKRKEDEWIKFDDDKVSVVSPEDILRLSGGGDWHIAYVLLYGPRRLEILEEEQ; from the exons ATGCCGGTGTTTACAG TCAATGTGAAATGGGGCAAAGAGAAGTTTGATGCAGTAGAGCTCAACACCGAGGAGCCACCCATGGTGTTCAAGGCTCAACTCTTCGCCCTGACAGGAGTTCAGCCTGACAGACAGAAGGTCATGGTGAAGGGAGGCACCCTGAAG GATGACGAGTGGGGaaacattaaactgaaaaat GGAATGACTCTGCTGATGATGGGCTCTGCAGAAGCCCTGCCTGAGGAGCCGGCGGTTCGGCCAATGTTTGTAGAGGACATGACTGAGGAGCAGCTGGCTTCTGCG ATGGAGCTTCCTTGTGGGCTGACAAACTTGGGTAACACCTGCTACATGAACGCCACAGTGCAGTGTCTACGCTCGGTGCCAGAGCTCAAAACGGCTCTCAGGAG gtattcAGGTGCCCTGCGATCTTCAGGAGCAAATGCTCCAGCACAATACATCACAGCAG CCCTGCGTGATTTATATGAGACTATGGACAAAACCTCGTCCAGCCTTCCTCCTATAATCCTGCTGCAGTTTCTCCACATGGCCTTTCCACAGTTTGCTGAGAAGGGAGACCAAGGACAGTACTTGCAACAA gATGCCAATGAGTGCTGGCTCCAGATGATGAGGGTGCTTCAGCAAAAGTTGGAACCACTTGAGCCTGTGACTCCCATGGAG ACTGAGTCAGCAGGTGGAGCTGCCTCTGCGTCTGCAAAGAAGAACTTTATTGACCAGTATTTCGGTGTAGAATTTGAAACTTC CATGAAATGCACAGAatctgaggaagaagagccgaTCAAGGGCAAAGAAAGCCAGCTCCAGCTCAGCTGCTTTATTAACCAAGAAGTCAAATACCTTGCAACAGGACTACGACTG AGACTGCAGgaagaaatcacaaaaatgtcTCCAACCTTGGACAGAAATGCTTTGTATATCAAATCT TCAAAACTTAGCCGTCTCCCTGCCTACTTAACTGTTCAAATGGTCCGATTTTTCTACAAGGAGAAGGAGTCTGTGAATGCAAAAGTTCTAAAG GATGTCAAGTTCCCCCTCATGTTGGACGTATATGAGCTCCTCACCCCGGAGCTCCAGGAGAAAATGTTGCCAATTAGgtcaaagtttaaagaaatggAGGACAAGAAGCTGGAGAAACAACAGCAAAAG GTGTTGAAGAAGCCAGAAGCATCAAAGGAAGTAAAATATGAGCCTTTCTCTTTCCCAGATG ACCTTGGTTCCAACAACAGCGGCTACTACGACCTGCAGGCTGTACTGACTCACCAAGGTCGCTCCAGCTCATCAGGCCACTATGTGGGATGGGTCAAGAGGAAAGAAG ACGAGTGGATCAAGTTTGACGACGACAAAGTGAGTGTGGTCTCACCGGAAGACATCCTGCGGCTGTCTGGAGGCGGAGACTGGCATATAGCTTACGTTCTACTGTACGGGCCGCGTCGGCTGGAAATACTTGAAGAGGAGCAGTAG